A window of Thunnus thynnus chromosome 17, fThuThy2.1, whole genome shotgun sequence contains these coding sequences:
- the ccdc47 gene encoding PAT complex subunit CCDC47 isoform X1 — MSSGPTMRSEYLLLIPTLLLLLAFPVSRGRYNDDFDDGEDLADFDDNDFAEFEDMNDDLAAEAETAPPPRANPSMQPEEDEDEDEATVELEDGQDGFEDSDTQDQDMFSKYDQEEFEGFGDMEKTGHSMKDPLIIHTVPAHLQNSWESYYMEILMVTGLLAYIMNYIIGKNKNSRLAQAWFNSHRELLESNFALVGDDGTSKEAVSTGKLNQENEHIYNLWCSGRVCCEGMLIQLKFLKRQDLLNVLARMMRPACDQVQIKVTLNDEDMDTFVFAVGTKKAMARLQKEMQDLSEFCGDKPKSGAKFGLPDSLTILSEMGEVTDGVMDNKMVHYITNHADKIESIHFSDQFSGPKVMQEEGQPLKLPETKKTLLFTFNVPGMGNTSPKDMDALLPLMNMVIYSIDKVKKLRLNREGKQKADRNRARVEENFLKQTHAQRQEAAQTRREEKKRAEKERIMNEEDPERQRRLEEAAQRREQKKIEKKQMKMKQIKVKAM, encoded by the exons ATGTCATCAG GTCCCACCATGCGAAGTGAGTATCTCCTCTTGATACCCacgctgctgctcctcctggcCTTTCCCGTCTCCAGGGGGCGCTACAATGATGACTTTGACGATGGCGAGGACCTGGCAGACTTTGATGACAATGACTTTGCTGAGTTTGAGGACATGAACGACGACCTAGCAGCTGAGGCGGAAACTGCCCCTCCGCCACGAGCCAACCCTTCCATGCAACCCGAAGAGGACGAGGATGAAGACGAGGCCACTGTTGAGCTGGAGGACGGCCAGGATGGCTTTGAGGACTCAGATACTCAG GATCAAGACATGTTCAGCAAATATGACCAGGAGGAGTTTGAGGGGTTTGGAGACATGGAGAAAACAGGTCACTCCATGAAGGACCCCCTTATAATCCACACA GTTCCTGCACATCTGCAGAACAGCTGGGAGAGTTACTACATGGAGATCCTGATGGTGACCGGCCTCTTGGCCTACATCATGAACTACATCATTGGCAAGAACAAGAACAGCCGCCTCGCTCAGGCCTGGTTCAACTCGCACAGAGAACTTTTAGAGAGCAACTTTGCACTAGTTG GTGATGACGGCACCAGTAAAGAAGCAGTGAGCACTGGGAAGCTGAATCAGGAGAATGAACACATCTACAACCTGTGGTGCTCTGGACGTGTGTGCTGTGAAGGCATGCTGATCCAGCTCAAG TTCCTGAAGAGGCAGGATCTGCTCAACGTTCTGGCCAGGATGATGAGGCCTGCCTGTGATCAAGTG caAATCAAAGTGACTCTTAATGACGAGGACATGGACACTTTTGTGTTCGCTGTGGGCACCAAGAAGGCCATGGCGCGGCTGCAGAAGGAGATGCAGGACTTG AGTGAGTTCTGCGGTGACAAGCCCAAGTCCGGGGCCAAGTTTGGACTCCCAGACTCCCTGACTATTCTAAGTGAGATGGGCGAGGTCACAGACGGCGTGATGGACAACAAG atgGTACATTATATCACCAATCATGCTGACAAGATTGAGTCCATCCATTTCTCGGACCAATTTTCTGGTCCAAAAGTTATGCAAGA GGAGGGTCAGCCCTTAAAGCTGCCTGAGACCAAGAAGACGCTGCTGTTTACATTTAATG TGCCTGGCATGGGCAACACCTCTCCCAAAGACATGGACGCTCTGCTCCCTCTCATGAACATGGTGATCTACAGCATCGATAAAGTCAAGAAACTCCGTCTCAACAGAGAG gggaaACAGAAAGCTGACAGAAACCGGGCCCGTGTGGAGGAGAACTTCCTGAAGCAGACTCACGCTCAGCGTCAGGAGGCAGCCCAGACACGCcgtgaggagaagaagagagccGAGAAGGAGAGGATCATGAATGAGGAGGATCCTGAGAGACAGCGTCGTCTGGAG GAAGCTGCCCAGCGACGTGAGCAGAAGAAGATTGAGAAGAAGCAGATGAAGATGAAGCAGATCAAAGTGAAAGCCATGTGA
- the ccdc47 gene encoding PAT complex subunit CCDC47 isoform X2: MRSEYLLLIPTLLLLLAFPVSRGRYNDDFDDGEDLADFDDNDFAEFEDMNDDLAAEAETAPPPRANPSMQPEEDEDEDEATVELEDGQDGFEDSDTQDQDMFSKYDQEEFEGFGDMEKTGHSMKDPLIIHTVPAHLQNSWESYYMEILMVTGLLAYIMNYIIGKNKNSRLAQAWFNSHRELLESNFALVGDDGTSKEAVSTGKLNQENEHIYNLWCSGRVCCEGMLIQLKFLKRQDLLNVLARMMRPACDQVQIKVTLNDEDMDTFVFAVGTKKAMARLQKEMQDLSEFCGDKPKSGAKFGLPDSLTILSEMGEVTDGVMDNKMVHYITNHADKIESIHFSDQFSGPKVMQEEGQPLKLPETKKTLLFTFNVPGMGNTSPKDMDALLPLMNMVIYSIDKVKKLRLNREGKQKADRNRARVEENFLKQTHAQRQEAAQTRREEKKRAEKERIMNEEDPERQRRLEEAAQRREQKKIEKKQMKMKQIKVKAM; this comes from the exons ATGCGAAGTGAGTATCTCCTCTTGATACCCacgctgctgctcctcctggcCTTTCCCGTCTCCAGGGGGCGCTACAATGATGACTTTGACGATGGCGAGGACCTGGCAGACTTTGATGACAATGACTTTGCTGAGTTTGAGGACATGAACGACGACCTAGCAGCTGAGGCGGAAACTGCCCCTCCGCCACGAGCCAACCCTTCCATGCAACCCGAAGAGGACGAGGATGAAGACGAGGCCACTGTTGAGCTGGAGGACGGCCAGGATGGCTTTGAGGACTCAGATACTCAG GATCAAGACATGTTCAGCAAATATGACCAGGAGGAGTTTGAGGGGTTTGGAGACATGGAGAAAACAGGTCACTCCATGAAGGACCCCCTTATAATCCACACA GTTCCTGCACATCTGCAGAACAGCTGGGAGAGTTACTACATGGAGATCCTGATGGTGACCGGCCTCTTGGCCTACATCATGAACTACATCATTGGCAAGAACAAGAACAGCCGCCTCGCTCAGGCCTGGTTCAACTCGCACAGAGAACTTTTAGAGAGCAACTTTGCACTAGTTG GTGATGACGGCACCAGTAAAGAAGCAGTGAGCACTGGGAAGCTGAATCAGGAGAATGAACACATCTACAACCTGTGGTGCTCTGGACGTGTGTGCTGTGAAGGCATGCTGATCCAGCTCAAG TTCCTGAAGAGGCAGGATCTGCTCAACGTTCTGGCCAGGATGATGAGGCCTGCCTGTGATCAAGTG caAATCAAAGTGACTCTTAATGACGAGGACATGGACACTTTTGTGTTCGCTGTGGGCACCAAGAAGGCCATGGCGCGGCTGCAGAAGGAGATGCAGGACTTG AGTGAGTTCTGCGGTGACAAGCCCAAGTCCGGGGCCAAGTTTGGACTCCCAGACTCCCTGACTATTCTAAGTGAGATGGGCGAGGTCACAGACGGCGTGATGGACAACAAG atgGTACATTATATCACCAATCATGCTGACAAGATTGAGTCCATCCATTTCTCGGACCAATTTTCTGGTCCAAAAGTTATGCAAGA GGAGGGTCAGCCCTTAAAGCTGCCTGAGACCAAGAAGACGCTGCTGTTTACATTTAATG TGCCTGGCATGGGCAACACCTCTCCCAAAGACATGGACGCTCTGCTCCCTCTCATGAACATGGTGATCTACAGCATCGATAAAGTCAAGAAACTCCGTCTCAACAGAGAG gggaaACAGAAAGCTGACAGAAACCGGGCCCGTGTGGAGGAGAACTTCCTGAAGCAGACTCACGCTCAGCGTCAGGAGGCAGCCCAGACACGCcgtgaggagaagaagagagccGAGAAGGAGAGGATCATGAATGAGGAGGATCCTGAGAGACAGCGTCGTCTGGAG GAAGCTGCCCAGCGACGTGAGCAGAAGAAGATTGAGAAGAAGCAGATGAAGATGAAGCAGATCAAAGTGAAAGCCATGTGA
- the dcaf7 gene encoding DDB1- and CUL4-associated factor 7, which yields MSLHGKRKEIYKYEAPWTVYAMNWSVRPDKRFRLALGSFVEEYNNKVQLVGLEEESSEFVCRNTFDHPYPTTKIMWIPDTKGVYPDLLATSGDYLRIWRVSDTETRLECLLNNNKNSDFCAPLTSFDWNEVDPNLLGTSSIDTTCTIWGLETGQVLGRVNLVSGHVKTQLIAHDKEVYDIAFSRAGGGRDMFASVGADGSVRMFDLRHLEHSTIIYEDPQHHPLLRLCWNKQDPNYLATMAMDGMEVVILDVRVPCTPVARLNNHRACVNGIAWAPHSSCHICTAADDHQALIWDIQQMPRAIEDPILAYTAEGEINNVQWASTQPDWIAICYNNCLEILRV from the exons ATGTCGCTTCACggcaaaagaaaagaaatctaCAAATACGAGGCGCCATGGACGGTGTATGCGATGAACTGGAGCGTCCGCCCGGACAAACGCTTTCGGCTGGCACTTGGGAGCTTTGTGGAGGAATATAATAACAAG GTGCAGCTGGTGGGTCTGGAAGAGGAAAGCTCAGAGTTTGTCTGCAGGAACACATTTGATCATCCCTACCCCACCACCAAGATCATGTGGATCCCGGATACCAAGGGGGTTTACCCGGACCTGCTGGCCACCAGTGGGGACTATCTGCGCATATGGCGG GTCAGTGACACAGAAACACGTCTCGAATGTTTGCTGAATAACAACAAGAACTCAGACTTCTGTGCTCCCCTCACCTCCTTTGACTGGAATGAAGTTGATCCAAATCTGCTGG GCACCTCCAGCATTGACACCACCTGCACTATCTGGGGGTTGGAGACAGGTCAGGTGTTGGGGAGAGTCAACCTGGTGTCTGGTCATGTGAAGACCCAGCTGATTGCTCATGACAAAGAG GTGTATGACATCGCGTTCAGCCGTGCAGGAGGTGGTAGAGACATGTTCGCCTCTGTGGGAGCTGACGGTTCCGTCCGTATGTTTGACCTCCGACACCTGGAGCACAGCACCATCATCTATGAAGATCCCCAGCACCACCCGCTGCTCCGCCTCTGCTGGAACAAGCAGGACCCCAACTACCTGGCCACAATGGCCATGGACGGCATGGAG GTGGTCATCCTGGATGTACGTGTTCCTTGCACACCGGTGGCTCGGCTGAACAACCATCGCGCCTGTGTGAACGGCATTGCCTGGGCTCCCCACTCCTCGTGTCACATCTGCACTGCAG CCGATGACCACCAGGCCCTGATCTGGGACATCCAGCAGATGCCGCGGGCCATCGAAGACCCCATCCTGGCCTACACCGCCGAAGGGGAGATCAACAACGTGCAGTGGGCCTCCACACAGCCGGACTGGATCGCCATCTGCTACAACAACTGCCTGGAGATCCTGCGTGTCTAA